From Vigna unguiculata cultivar IT97K-499-35 chromosome 5, ASM411807v1, whole genome shotgun sequence, the proteins below share one genomic window:
- the LOC114183869 gene encoding small nuclear ribonucleoprotein E-like, with the protein MASTKVQRVMTQPINLIFRFLQSKARIQIWLFEQKDLRIEGRIIGFDEYMNLVLDDAEEVNIKKKSRKTLGRILLKGDNITLMMSTGK; encoded by the exons ATGGCGAGCACCAAAGTTCAGAGGGTTATGACTCAGCCCATT aACTTGATTTTCAGGTTTCTTCAGAGC AAAGCACGCATTCAGATTTGGCTTTTTGAGCAAAAAGATTTGAGGATTGAAGGCCGAATCATT GGTTTTGAtgaatacatgaatttagttcttGATGATGCTGAAGAAGTGAACATCAAAAAGAAAAGCAGAAAGACATTAG GGAGAATCCTTCTTAAAGGAGACAACATAACCTTAATGATGAGCAC GGGGAAATGA